A section of the Papio anubis isolate 15944 chromosome 16, Panubis1.0, whole genome shotgun sequence genome encodes:
- the NFS1 gene encoding cysteine desulfurase, mitochondrial isoform X1, with protein sequence MLLWAPVQTVSFGQKGLHLLWLHVPSKWLGPLQSSSLEGHLNITSTAPPGTLSHFPLPPFFSVSVGDHASQSAVPADTTAAPEAGPVLRPLYMDVQATTPLDPRVLDAMLPYLINYYGNPHSRTHAYGWESEAAMERARQQVASLIGADPREIIFTSGATESNNIAIKGVARFYRSRKKHLITTQTEHKCVLDSCRSLEAEGFQVTYLPVQKSGIIDLKELEAAIQPDTSLVSVMTVNNEIGVKQPIAEIGQICSSRKVYFHTDAAQAVGKIPLDVNDMKIDLMSISGHKIYGPKGVGAIYIRRRPRVRVEALQSGGGQERGMRSGTVPTPLVVGLGAACEVAQQEMEYDHKRISKLAERLIQNIMKSLPDVVMNGDPEHHYPGCINLSFAYVEGESLLMALKDVALSSGSACTSASLEPSYVLRAIGTDEDLAHSSIRFGIGRFTTEEEVDYTVEKCIQHVKRLREMSPLWEMVQDGIDLKSIKWTQH encoded by the exons ATGCTGCTCTGGGCTCCCGTGCAGACCGTTAGCTTCGGTCAGAAGGGGCTGCACCTACTCTGGCTCCACGTTCCTTCTAAATGGCTTGGCCCTTTACAGTCTTCCTCCCTAGAAGGCCATTTGAATATCACCTCAACAGCCCCTCCAGGAACCCTCTCTCACTTTCCTTTACCTCCTTTTTTCAGCGTGTCAG TTGGAGATCATGCTTCTCAGTCTGCTGTTCCCGCAGATACAACCGCTGCCCCGGAGGCGGGGCCAGTGCTGCGACCTCTCTATATGGATGTACAAGCTACAACTCCTCTG GACCCCCGAGTGCTTGATGCCATGCTCCCTTACCTAATCAACTACTATGGGAACCCACACTCCCGGACACATGCATATGGCTGGGAGAGTGAGGCAGCCATGGAACGTGCTCGCCAG CAAGTAGCATCTCTGATTGGAGCGGATCCTCGTGAGATCATTTTTACTAGTGGTGctactgaatccaacaacatagcAATTAAG GGGGTGGCCCGATTCTACAGGTCACGGAAAAAGCACTTGATCACCACCCAGACAGAACACAAATGTGTCTTGGACTCCTGCCGTTCACTGGAAGCTGAGGGCTTTCAGGTCACCTACCTCCCAGTGCAGAAGAGTGGGATCATTGACCTAAAG GAACTAGAGGCTGCTATCCAGCCAGATACTAGCCTGGTCTCAGTCATGACTGTGAACAATGAGATTGGAGTGAAGCAGCCCATTGCAGAAATAG GGCAGATTTGCAGTTCCAGAAAGGTGTATTTCCATACTGATGCAGCCCAGGCTGTTGGAAAAATCCCACTTGATGTCAATGACATGAAAATTGATCTCATGAGCATCAGTGGTCACAAAATCTACGGTCCCAAAG GGGTTGGTGCCATCTACATCCGTCGCCGGCCCCGTGTGCGTGTGGAGGCCCTGCAGAGTGGAGGGGGGCAGGAGCGGGGTATGCGGTCTGGGACAGTGCCCACACCCTtagtggtggggctgggggctgcgTGTGAGGTGGCACAGCAAGAGATGGAG TATGACCACAAGCGGATCTCAAAGTTAGCAGAGCGGCTGATACAGAATATAATGAAGAGCCTTCCAGATGTGGTGATGAATGGGGACCCTGAGCACCATTATCCCG GCTGTATCAACCTCTCCTTTGCATATGTGGAAGGGGAGAGTCTGCTGATGGCACTGAAGGACGTTGCCTTATCCTCAGGGAG TGCCTGCACCTCTGCATCCCTGGAGCCCTCTTATGTCCTCAGAGCAATTGGCACTGATGAGGATTTAGCGCACTCTTCTATCAG GTTTGGAATTGGCCGCTTCACTACAGAGGAGGAAGTGGACTACACAGTGGAGAAATGCATTCAGCATGTGAAGCGTCTTCGAGAAATGAG
- the NFS1 gene encoding cysteine desulfurase, mitochondrial isoform X4: MDVQATTPLDPRVLDAMLPYLINYYGNPHSRTHAYGWESEAAMERARQQVASLIGADPREIIFTSGATESNNIAIKGVARFYRSRKKHLITTQTEHKCVLDSCRSLEAEGFQVTYLPVQKSGIIDLKELEAAIQPDTSLVSVMTVNNEIGVKQPIAEIGQICSSRKVYFHTDAAQAVGKIPLDVNDMKIDLMSISGHKIYGPKGVGAIYIRRRPRVRVEALQSGGGQERGMRSGTVPTPLVVGLGAACEVAQQEMEYDHKRISKLAERLIQNIMKSLPDVVMNGDPEHHYPGCINLSFAYVEGESLLMALKDVALSSGSACTSASLEPSYVLRAIGTDEDLAHSSIRFGIGRFTTEEEVDYTVEKCIQHVKRLREMSPLWEMVQDGIDLKSIKWTQH, encoded by the exons ATGGATGTACAAGCTACAACTCCTCTG GACCCCCGAGTGCTTGATGCCATGCTCCCTTACCTAATCAACTACTATGGGAACCCACACTCCCGGACACATGCATATGGCTGGGAGAGTGAGGCAGCCATGGAACGTGCTCGCCAG CAAGTAGCATCTCTGATTGGAGCGGATCCTCGTGAGATCATTTTTACTAGTGGTGctactgaatccaacaacatagcAATTAAG GGGGTGGCCCGATTCTACAGGTCACGGAAAAAGCACTTGATCACCACCCAGACAGAACACAAATGTGTCTTGGACTCCTGCCGTTCACTGGAAGCTGAGGGCTTTCAGGTCACCTACCTCCCAGTGCAGAAGAGTGGGATCATTGACCTAAAG GAACTAGAGGCTGCTATCCAGCCAGATACTAGCCTGGTCTCAGTCATGACTGTGAACAATGAGATTGGAGTGAAGCAGCCCATTGCAGAAATAG GGCAGATTTGCAGTTCCAGAAAGGTGTATTTCCATACTGATGCAGCCCAGGCTGTTGGAAAAATCCCACTTGATGTCAATGACATGAAAATTGATCTCATGAGCATCAGTGGTCACAAAATCTACGGTCCCAAAG GGGTTGGTGCCATCTACATCCGTCGCCGGCCCCGTGTGCGTGTGGAGGCCCTGCAGAGTGGAGGGGGGCAGGAGCGGGGTATGCGGTCTGGGACAGTGCCCACACCCTtagtggtggggctgggggctgcgTGTGAGGTGGCACAGCAAGAGATGGAG TATGACCACAAGCGGATCTCAAAGTTAGCAGAGCGGCTGATACAGAATATAATGAAGAGCCTTCCAGATGTGGTGATGAATGGGGACCCTGAGCACCATTATCCCG GCTGTATCAACCTCTCCTTTGCATATGTGGAAGGGGAGAGTCTGCTGATGGCACTGAAGGACGTTGCCTTATCCTCAGGGAG TGCCTGCACCTCTGCATCCCTGGAGCCCTCTTATGTCCTCAGAGCAATTGGCACTGATGAGGATTTAGCGCACTCTTCTATCAG GTTTGGAATTGGCCGCTTCACTACAGAGGAGGAAGTGGACTACACAGTGGAGAAATGCATTCAGCATGTGAAGCGTCTTCGAGAAATGAG
- the NFS1 gene encoding cysteine desulfurase, mitochondrial isoform X3 translates to MLLRAAWRRAAVAVTAAPGPKPAAPTRGLRLRVGDHASQSAVPADTTAAPEAGPVLRPLYMDVQATTPLDPRVLDAMLPYLINYYGNPHSRTHAYGWESEAAMERARQQVASLIGADPREIIFTSGATESNNIAIKGVARFYRSRKKHLITTQTEHKCVLDSCRSLEAEGFQVTYLPVQKSGIIDLKELEAAIQPDTSLVSVMTVNNEIGVKQPIAEIGQICSSRKVYFHTDAAQAVGKIPLDVNDMKIDLMSISGHKIYGPKGVGAIYIRRRPRVRVEALQSGGGQERGMRSGTVPTPLVVGLGAACEVAQQEMEYDHKRISKLAERLIQNIMKSLPDVVMNGDPEHHYPGCINLSFAYVEGESLLMALKDVALSSGSACTSASLEPSYVLRAIGTDEDLAHSSIRFGIGRFTTEEEVDYTVEKCIQHVKRLREMSPLWEMVQDGIDLKSIKWTQH, encoded by the exons ATGCTGCTCCGAGCCGCTTGGAGGCGGGCGGCAGTGGCGGTGACAGCGGCTCCAGGGCCGAAGCCCGCGGCGCCCACTCGGGGGCTGCGCCTGCGCG TTGGAGATCATGCTTCTCAGTCTGCTGTTCCCGCAGATACAACCGCTGCCCCGGAGGCGGGGCCAGTGCTGCGACCTCTCTATATGGATGTACAAGCTACAACTCCTCTG GACCCCCGAGTGCTTGATGCCATGCTCCCTTACCTAATCAACTACTATGGGAACCCACACTCCCGGACACATGCATATGGCTGGGAGAGTGAGGCAGCCATGGAACGTGCTCGCCAG CAAGTAGCATCTCTGATTGGAGCGGATCCTCGTGAGATCATTTTTACTAGTGGTGctactgaatccaacaacatagcAATTAAG GGGGTGGCCCGATTCTACAGGTCACGGAAAAAGCACTTGATCACCACCCAGACAGAACACAAATGTGTCTTGGACTCCTGCCGTTCACTGGAAGCTGAGGGCTTTCAGGTCACCTACCTCCCAGTGCAGAAGAGTGGGATCATTGACCTAAAG GAACTAGAGGCTGCTATCCAGCCAGATACTAGCCTGGTCTCAGTCATGACTGTGAACAATGAGATTGGAGTGAAGCAGCCCATTGCAGAAATAG GGCAGATTTGCAGTTCCAGAAAGGTGTATTTCCATACTGATGCAGCCCAGGCTGTTGGAAAAATCCCACTTGATGTCAATGACATGAAAATTGATCTCATGAGCATCAGTGGTCACAAAATCTACGGTCCCAAAG GGGTTGGTGCCATCTACATCCGTCGCCGGCCCCGTGTGCGTGTGGAGGCCCTGCAGAGTGGAGGGGGGCAGGAGCGGGGTATGCGGTCTGGGACAGTGCCCACACCCTtagtggtggggctgggggctgcgTGTGAGGTGGCACAGCAAGAGATGGAG TATGACCACAAGCGGATCTCAAAGTTAGCAGAGCGGCTGATACAGAATATAATGAAGAGCCTTCCAGATGTGGTGATGAATGGGGACCCTGAGCACCATTATCCCG GCTGTATCAACCTCTCCTTTGCATATGTGGAAGGGGAGAGTCTGCTGATGGCACTGAAGGACGTTGCCTTATCCTCAGGGAG TGCCTGCACCTCTGCATCCCTGGAGCCCTCTTATGTCCTCAGAGCAATTGGCACTGATGAGGATTTAGCGCACTCTTCTATCAG GTTTGGAATTGGCCGCTTCACTACAGAGGAGGAAGTGGACTACACAGTGGAGAAATGCATTCAGCATGTGAAGCGTCTTCGAGAAATGAG
- the NFS1 gene encoding cysteine desulfurase, mitochondrial isoform X2 — translation MLLRAAWRRAAVAVTAAPGPKPAAPTRGLRLRGTLGSRSPGVGDHASQSAVPADTTAAPEAGPVLRPLYMDVQATTPLDPRVLDAMLPYLINYYGNPHSRTHAYGWESEAAMERARQQVASLIGADPREIIFTSGATESNNIAIKGVARFYRSRKKHLITTQTEHKCVLDSCRSLEAEGFQVTYLPVQKSGIIDLKELEAAIQPDTSLVSVMTVNNEIGVKQPIAEIGQICSSRKVYFHTDAAQAVGKIPLDVNDMKIDLMSISGHKIYGPKGVGAIYIRRRPRVRVEALQSGGGQERGMRSGTVPTPLVVGLGAACEVAQQEMEYDHKRISKLAERLIQNIMKSLPDVVMNGDPEHHYPGCINLSFAYVEGESLLMALKDVALSSGSACTSASLEPSYVLRAIGTDEDLAHSSIRFGIGRFTTEEEVDYTVEKCIQHVKRLREMSPLWEMVQDGIDLKSIKWTQH, via the exons ATGCTGCTCCGAGCCGCTTGGAGGCGGGCGGCAGTGGCGGTGACAGCGGCTCCAGGGCCGAAGCCCGCGGCGCCCACTCGGGGGCTGCGCCTGCGCGGTACGCTCGGGTCCCGCTCTCCGGGAG TTGGAGATCATGCTTCTCAGTCTGCTGTTCCCGCAGATACAACCGCTGCCCCGGAGGCGGGGCCAGTGCTGCGACCTCTCTATATGGATGTACAAGCTACAACTCCTCTG GACCCCCGAGTGCTTGATGCCATGCTCCCTTACCTAATCAACTACTATGGGAACCCACACTCCCGGACACATGCATATGGCTGGGAGAGTGAGGCAGCCATGGAACGTGCTCGCCAG CAAGTAGCATCTCTGATTGGAGCGGATCCTCGTGAGATCATTTTTACTAGTGGTGctactgaatccaacaacatagcAATTAAG GGGGTGGCCCGATTCTACAGGTCACGGAAAAAGCACTTGATCACCACCCAGACAGAACACAAATGTGTCTTGGACTCCTGCCGTTCACTGGAAGCTGAGGGCTTTCAGGTCACCTACCTCCCAGTGCAGAAGAGTGGGATCATTGACCTAAAG GAACTAGAGGCTGCTATCCAGCCAGATACTAGCCTGGTCTCAGTCATGACTGTGAACAATGAGATTGGAGTGAAGCAGCCCATTGCAGAAATAG GGCAGATTTGCAGTTCCAGAAAGGTGTATTTCCATACTGATGCAGCCCAGGCTGTTGGAAAAATCCCACTTGATGTCAATGACATGAAAATTGATCTCATGAGCATCAGTGGTCACAAAATCTACGGTCCCAAAG GGGTTGGTGCCATCTACATCCGTCGCCGGCCCCGTGTGCGTGTGGAGGCCCTGCAGAGTGGAGGGGGGCAGGAGCGGGGTATGCGGTCTGGGACAGTGCCCACACCCTtagtggtggggctgggggctgcgTGTGAGGTGGCACAGCAAGAGATGGAG TATGACCACAAGCGGATCTCAAAGTTAGCAGAGCGGCTGATACAGAATATAATGAAGAGCCTTCCAGATGTGGTGATGAATGGGGACCCTGAGCACCATTATCCCG GCTGTATCAACCTCTCCTTTGCATATGTGGAAGGGGAGAGTCTGCTGATGGCACTGAAGGACGTTGCCTTATCCTCAGGGAG TGCCTGCACCTCTGCATCCCTGGAGCCCTCTTATGTCCTCAGAGCAATTGGCACTGATGAGGATTTAGCGCACTCTTCTATCAG GTTTGGAATTGGCCGCTTCACTACAGAGGAGGAAGTGGACTACACAGTGGAGAAATGCATTCAGCATGTGAAGCGTCTTCGAGAAATGAG